One segment of Oscillospiraceae bacterium MB08-C2-2 DNA contains the following:
- a CDS encoding MetQ/NlpA family ABC transporter substrate-binding protein, producing MKFKLKNTLAVALSLVLVLVLAACGGSGASSSSQAAPASSGEAAPAESSAPVKLETLTVGASPAPHAEILEQAREDLAALGYDLRIQEFTDYVLPNMALDSGDLDANFFQHEPYLNVFNEENKTDIASAASIHVEPLGFYLGKAGEDAKAIDISSPEKLLEAVADGAKIAIPNDPSNGARGLLLLEHLGIIKLTPEIGLKATVKDIVENPKNVVVTELEAAQIPRAIQDVDFAVINGNYAIDAGVTDRLITTEASDSQGAQAYANIIAVRSADVQSDKTKALVQALQSEKVKAFIEAQYAPLAYPAF from the coding sequence ATGAAATTTAAACTGAAAAATACGCTGGCTGTTGCCCTTTCACTGGTTCTGGTTCTGGTATTGGCCGCTTGCGGCGGCTCTGGTGCATCTTCCAGCTCACAAGCAGCCCCCGCTTCCTCTGGTGAAGCCGCTCCTGCTGAAAGCAGTGCCCCTGTGAAGCTGGAAACCCTGACTGTGGGTGCTTCTCCCGCTCCTCATGCTGAGATTTTGGAGCAGGCAAGAGAAGATTTAGCCGCTTTGGGCTATGATCTGCGCATTCAGGAGTTCACCGATTATGTTCTGCCTAACATGGCATTGGATTCCGGCGACCTTGACGCCAACTTCTTCCAGCATGAGCCTTATCTGAATGTATTCAACGAGGAAAACAAAACCGATATTGCCTCTGCCGCATCCATTCATGTGGAGCCTTTGGGCTTCTATCTTGGCAAGGCGGGTGAGGATGCCAAAGCCATTGATATTTCTTCTCCTGAAAAGCTTCTGGAAGCCGTTGCAGACGGCGCTAAAATTGCCATCCCCAATGATCCCTCCAACGGCGCTCGTGGCCTGCTTCTGCTGGAGCATCTGGGAATTATAAAGCTGACCCCGGAAATCGGCCTGAAAGCCACTGTTAAGGATATTGTGGAGAACCCCAAAAATGTTGTGGTTACCGAGCTGGAAGCCGCTCAGATTCCCCGGGCGATTCAGGATGTGGATTTTGCAGTCATCAACGGCAACTATGCCATTGATGCAGGTGTGACCGATCGCCTTATCACCACGGAAGCCAGCGATTCCCAAGGTGCTCAGGCTTATGCCAACATCATCGCTGTTCGTTCTGCTGATGTGCAGTCCGACAAGACCAAAGCTTTGGTTCAGGCTCTTCAAAGTGAAAAGGTGAAGGCTTTCATTGAAGCCCAGTATGCTCCTTTGGCTTATCCTGCTTTCTAA
- a CDS encoding sensor histidine kinase, producing MLELSLHIMDVAQNAVSAGATLLELSILAQSDASCLEISLADNGKGMQPQQAQMAQDPFYTTRTTRKVGLGLPLFKMACQQTGGHFSVESEPGRGTVVTAVFYTHHIDMLPLGDVDGVVRLLIACNPELDVVYCYREDDTELRLDTRQMREQLGDIPLNSPEVTLWIQEYLQEQRTVLFTTTNERE from the coding sequence ATGCTGGAGCTTTCGCTGCACATTATGGATGTTGCTCAAAATGCTGTTTCGGCGGGAGCAACTCTGTTGGAGCTTTCGATCTTGGCACAAAGTGATGCTTCCTGTTTGGAGATTTCTCTGGCGGATAACGGCAAAGGCATGCAGCCCCAGCAGGCCCAGATGGCGCAGGATCCCTTTTATACCACCCGCACCACCCGTAAGGTGGGGTTGGGGCTTCCTCTTTTTAAAATGGCTTGTCAGCAGACTGGAGGCCACTTTTCGGTGGAATCTGAGCCGGGCAGGGGAACCGTTGTAACGGCGGTTTTTTACACGCATCATATTGACATGCTGCCTCTGGGTGATGTGGATGGGGTGGTGCGGCTGCTGATTGCCTGCAACCCGGAGCTGGATGTGGTCTACTGCTACCGGGAGGATGACACAGAACTGCGGTTGGATACCCGGCAAATGCGGGAGCAGCTGGGCGATATCCCTTTGAACAGCCCGGAGGTCACCCTGTGGATTCAGGAGTATCTACAGGAGCAAAGAACGGTCCTTTTTACAACTACAAATGAGCGCGAATGA
- a CDS encoding anti-sigma regulatory factor: protein MTPTISNCFEVSGEDFSRAGEASGKIKTILKQLGYDKDAIRRVAIAMYEAEINMVIHAGGGKAMVDIHPDRVDIVMADQGPGIPDVEKAMEEGFTTAPDRIRDLGFGAGMGLPNIKKYADSLSIETQVNVGTTLYITVRATQQYI, encoded by the coding sequence GTGACTCCAACCATTTCCAACTGCTTTGAGGTTTCGGGGGAGGATTTTTCACGGGCCGGCGAGGCATCGGGAAAAATCAAAACAATCCTCAAGCAGCTCGGTTATGATAAGGATGCCATTCGGCGGGTTGCCATTGCTATGTACGAAGCGGAAATCAATATGGTCATTCATGCCGGAGGCGGCAAGGCCATGGTGGATATCCATCCCGACCGGGTGGATATTGTGATGGCGGATCAGGGCCCCGGCATACCGGATGTGGAAAAAGCCATGGAAGAAGGCTTTACCACTGCTCCCGACCGCATCCGGGATCTTGGCTTTGGCGCCGGCATGGGCTTGCCCAATATAAAAAAATATGCAGATTCCCTATCCATTGAAACGCAGGTAAATGTAGGCACAACGCTTTATATCACCGTTCGGGCCACCCAGCAATACATTTGA
- a CDS encoding NADH-dependent [FeFe] hydrogenase, group A6: MKMLNIQINGMPLSVPQNTTILQAARTAGIDIPTLCYLKDINAIGACRICVVEVKGARSLVAACVYPVTEGMEIFTNTEKVFKSRRLTLELILSTHDRKCLSCIRNGNCELQRLCRQFGVDDETVFEGENIVYETDDSAVHMTRNDNKCILCRRCVAACSKQQAVGVIGTNERGFRTHVGCAFDQNLDEVPCVSCGQCIVVCPTGAIAEKDQTAEVWKALADPTKHVIVQTAPSIRATIGEDFGMPVGTNAAGKMVAALRRLGFAKVFDTDFAADMTIMEEANEFIERVKGNGPLPLITSCSPGWVKYCEHYYPEFIPNLSSCKSPQQMFGAIAKTWYAEKMNLDPKDIFVVGVMPCTAKKFEVRREDENAAGVPDCDVALTTREISRMIKRAGLEFTELPDEEFDNPLGEASGAGTIFGATGGVMEAALRTAVEWITDKPLEAVDFKEVRGTAAIKEATYRVGDMDVNVAVASGLSNAKKLLESIKSGEKSYHFIEIMGCPGGCVNGGGQPVQPSHVRNFVDLKALRAAALYSSDEANTVRKSHENPMVKALYAEFFGKPGSHKAHEVLHTTYTARGRY, translated from the coding sequence ATGAAGATGCTGAATATTCAAATTAATGGTATGCCTCTGTCTGTGCCGCAGAATACAACTATTCTTCAGGCGGCCCGCACAGCCGGCATCGATATACCCACCCTGTGCTATCTCAAGGATATCAACGCCATCGGCGCCTGCCGCATCTGCGTTGTGGAGGTCAAAGGCGCCAGAAGCCTTGTGGCCGCCTGTGTTTATCCGGTAACAGAGGGGATGGAGATTTTCACCAACACCGAGAAGGTGTTCAAATCCCGCAGGCTTACCTTGGAGCTGATCCTTTCCACCCATGACCGCAAGTGCCTTTCCTGCATCCGCAATGGCAACTGCGAGCTGCAGCGCCTTTGCCGCCAGTTTGGTGTGGACGATGAAACGGTCTTTGAAGGGGAAAACATCGTTTACGAAACCGATGATTCCGCTGTTCATATGACCCGCAACGACAATAAGTGCATCCTTTGCCGCCGCTGTGTGGCCGCTTGCTCCAAGCAGCAGGCTGTGGGTGTTATCGGAACCAATGAGCGTGGCTTCCGCACGCACGTGGGCTGTGCTTTCGACCAGAATCTGGATGAGGTGCCCTGTGTTTCCTGCGGGCAGTGCATCGTGGTTTGCCCCACCGGTGCTATAGCCGAAAAGGACCAGACTGCCGAGGTCTGGAAGGCGCTGGCTGACCCCACCAAGCATGTAATCGTGCAGACTGCTCCTTCTATCCGTGCCACCATTGGTGAGGATTTCGGAATGCCTGTGGGCACCAATGCCGCAGGAAAAATGGTGGCCGCTCTGCGCCGTCTTGGCTTCGCCAAAGTGTTTGATACCGATTTCGCCGCCGATATGACCATCATGGAGGAGGCAAACGAGTTTATCGAGCGTGTTAAGGGAAATGGCCCTCTGCCGCTGATTACCTCCTGCTCGCCGGGCTGGGTTAAATACTGCGAGCACTATTACCCGGAATTTATCCCCAATCTTTCCAGCTGCAAATCGCCTCAGCAAATGTTTGGTGCTATCGCCAAAACATGGTATGCTGAGAAGATGAATCTGGACCCCAAGGATATTTTTGTGGTGGGTGTAATGCCCTGTACTGCCAAAAAGTTTGAGGTTCGCCGTGAGGATGAAAATGCCGCCGGCGTGCCGGATTGCGATGTCGCACTCACCACCCGTGAGATCAGCCGTATGATCAAGCGGGCAGGCCTTGAATTTACCGAACTGCCCGATGAGGAATTTGATAACCCTCTGGGTGAAGCTTCTGGTGCAGGAACCATCTTTGGCGCCACTGGCGGTGTTATGGAGGCCGCTTTGCGTACCGCTGTGGAGTGGATTACTGACAAGCCTCTGGAGGCCGTTGACTTCAAAGAGGTTCGTGGTACTGCCGCCATCAAGGAAGCCACCTACCGGGTGGGGGATATGGATGTAAATGTTGCAGTAGCCTCCGGGCTTTCCAATGCCAAGAAGCTGCTGGAATCCATTAAATCCGGTGAGAAGAGCTACCACTTCATTGAGATTATGGGCTGCCCTGGTGGCTGTGTCAATGGCGGCGGACAGCCGGTTCAGCCAAGCCATGTGCGCAATTTCGTGGATCTCAAGGCTCTGCGTGCCGCCGCGCTGTATTCCAGCGATGAAGCAAACACAGTGCGCAAATCTCATGAGAACCCCATGGTTAAGGCACTGTATGCGGAGTTCTTTGGAAAACCCGGCAGCCATAAGGCGCATGAGGTGCTTCATACCACCTATACCGCCCGCGGTCGCTATTAA
- a CDS encoding LPXTG cell wall anchor domain-containing protein, with translation MRKVLALLLALTTALTMGVMAFAAEDTTGILSAPGVAVDVDVADAAEASPRITAPLVNTDNDITLEVKVGDLVLIDVTDGTPGKIVYPESRLIPGEDYTFEIHQVISISGNDVVTEGVTTGNIGTGNRLRLTGKKGTSAVSSAKIETKRKQYILEMTTKSNYGTKKTDTEYQIQSTGILHVPGYTSTERSVGTASFKIGYSTISDEVIDQYGEGDILTIDLNAPVITKKQLDRVAKENNYRPVILEGEEGDWTFEGRISGMSDTNFIYDFDVVPAIVERFENQDFKFLNFKGGVNLPSNGTMTIDVSDISGDFKKMVLYAYRDGRLEKLSPTYDAGNDELTFRANQLGTFVITDAEITDTTIIAPETSSGATSTPGSSSGTGIGKNPNTGSTSTGIALAFAVASLGSAAVLGRKKK, from the coding sequence ATGAGAAAAGTACTTGCCTTACTGCTTGCGCTCACAACTGCCCTGACTATGGGCGTTATGGCCTTTGCAGCAGAAGATACAACAGGCATCCTCAGCGCACCGGGCGTTGCAGTTGATGTGGATGTCGCTGATGCCGCCGAAGCATCTCCCAGAATTACAGCCCCACTTGTTAATACCGATAACGATATCACCCTTGAGGTTAAAGTGGGCGATCTGGTTCTGATCGATGTAACCGATGGCACTCCCGGAAAAATCGTTTATCCTGAAAGCCGTCTGATCCCTGGCGAAGACTATACCTTTGAAATTCATCAGGTTATCAGCATTTCTGGTAATGACGTTGTCACAGAAGGTGTAACCACCGGTAATATCGGCACTGGTAACCGTCTGAGACTGACCGGTAAGAAAGGCACCTCTGCTGTTTCTTCGGCTAAGATCGAGACCAAAAGAAAACAGTATATCCTTGAAATGACCACGAAGAGCAACTACGGAACCAAGAAGACCGATACCGAATACCAGATCCAAAGCACCGGTATCCTGCATGTTCCTGGCTACACCTCCACTGAACGCAGTGTAGGTACTGCTTCCTTCAAAATTGGTTATAGCACTATTTCTGATGAAGTAATTGATCAATATGGCGAGGGCGATATCCTCACCATTGACCTGAATGCACCTGTTATCACCAAGAAGCAGCTTGACCGTGTAGCCAAGGAAAACAACTACAGACCCGTTATCCTTGAAGGCGAAGAGGGCGACTGGACCTTTGAAGGCCGTATCTCCGGTATGTCCGACACCAACTTCATCTATGACTTTGATGTAGTGCCTGCTATCGTTGAGCGCTTTGAAAATCAGGATTTCAAATTCCTTAACTTCAAAGGCGGCGTAAATCTGCCCTCCAACGGTACCATGACCATTGACGTTTCCGATATTTCCGGCGACTTTAAAAAGATGGTTCTTTATGCTTACCGCGACGGTCGCCTTGAGAAGCTCAGCCCCACCTATGATGCGGGCAACGATGAGCTCACCTTCCGGGCCAACCAGCTTGGTACCTTTGTAATTACCGATGCCGAGATCACCGATACTACCATTATTGCCCCTGAAACCAGCAGCGGAGCTACCTCCACTCCTGGCTCTTCCAGCGGCACTGGTATCGGCAAGAACCCGAACACTGGTTCCACCAGCACTGGTATAGCTCTGGCCTTTGCAGTTGCCTCTTTGGGATCTGCCGCTGTTCTGGGCCGTAAAAAGAAGTAA
- the nuoF gene encoding NADH-quinone oxidoreductase subunit NuoF gives MIRSHVMVCGGTGCTSSGSEAIIRELEKNLSKAGISDEVKIVKTGCFGLCALGPIMIVYPEGTFYSMVKVEDVPEIVTEHLLKGRVVTRLVYEETIHGDEIVSLEETGFYKKQKRVALRNCGLINPEDINEYIAFDGYQALAKVLTEMSPDDVIDVMKASGLRGRGGAGFPTGMKWSFAKASVNDQKYVCCNADEGDPGAFMDRSILEGDPHALIEAMCIAGYAIGATKGFVYVRAEYPIAVHRLEIAVGQAKEMGLLGENILDSGFSFDLELRLGAGAFVCGEETALMTSIEGHRGEPRPRPPFPAVKGLFGKPTVLNNVETYANIPQIILKGADWFSSIGTEKSKGTKVFALGGKITNTGLVEVPMGTTLREIVEEIGGGIPGGKKFKSAQTGGPSGGCIPASHMDIEIDYDNLLAIGSMMGSGGLIVMDETTCMVDIAKFFLEFTVDESCGKCTPCRIGTKRLYEMLDKISKGKGTMSDLDKMEELCYHIKENSLCGLGQTAANPVLSTLRFFRDEYIAHVQDKRCPAGVCKDLLSYLIIPEKCRGCTACARVCPTGAISGSVKQVHLIDQAKCIKCGACMEKCRFDAIIKQ, from the coding sequence ATGATACGCTCACATGTAATGGTGTGCGGTGGAACCGGCTGTACATCTTCCGGGTCCGAAGCCATCATCCGGGAACTGGAAAAAAACTTGTCCAAGGCCGGTATTTCCGATGAAGTTAAAATTGTCAAGACTGGCTGCTTCGGGCTTTGTGCTTTGGGCCCCATTATGATTGTCTATCCCGAGGGAACCTTTTATTCCATGGTCAAGGTGGAGGATGTTCCCGAAATTGTCACCGAGCATCTCCTGAAAGGCCGGGTTGTCACTCGCTTGGTCTATGAGGAAACCATCCATGGGGATGAGATTGTCTCTTTGGAGGAAACCGGCTTTTATAAAAAGCAGAAGCGGGTGGCGCTTCGCAACTGCGGCCTGATCAATCCTGAGGATATCAACGAATACATAGCTTTTGACGGATATCAGGCATTGGCCAAGGTGCTTACTGAAATGTCTCCCGATGATGTCATCGATGTCATGAAGGCCTCCGGCCTTCGGGGCAGAGGCGGTGCAGGCTTCCCCACCGGCATGAAATGGAGCTTTGCCAAGGCTTCGGTCAACGACCAAAAATATGTCTGCTGCAACGCCGACGAAGGCGATCCGGGCGCTTTTATGGATCGTTCTATCCTGGAAGGCGATCCCCATGCGCTGATTGAGGCCATGTGTATTGCGGGCTATGCCATTGGAGCCACCAAGGGCTTTGTCTATGTCCGTGCCGAATACCCCATCGCCGTGCACCGCTTGGAAATCGCCGTGGGTCAGGCCAAGGAAATGGGCCTTTTGGGCGAGAACATCCTTGACAGTGGCTTTAGTTTTGATTTGGAGCTTCGGCTGGGAGCCGGTGCTTTTGTCTGCGGCGAGGAAACTGCCCTCATGACTTCCATCGAAGGCCACCGTGGTGAGCCCCGGCCCCGGCCTCCGTTCCCGGCTGTTAAGGGCCTTTTCGGCAAGCCGACGGTTCTCAACAATGTGGAAACCTACGCCAATATCCCTCAGATTATTCTCAAGGGCGCGGATTGGTTCAGCAGCATCGGAACAGAAAAATCCAAAGGCACCAAGGTGTTCGCACTGGGCGGAAAGATTACCAATACCGGTCTGGTTGAGGTTCCCATGGGCACCACCCTGCGTGAAATTGTGGAAGAAATCGGCGGCGGCATCCCGGGCGGCAAAAAGTTCAAGTCTGCGCAGACGGGTGGCCCCTCTGGTGGCTGTATTCCCGCTTCCCATATGGATATTGAAATTGACTATGACAATCTTTTGGCTATCGGCTCTATGATGGGCTCCGGCGGCTTGATTGTTATGGATGAAACCACCTGTATGGTGGATATTGCCAAGTTCTTTCTGGAGTTTACTGTGGATGAGAGCTGCGGCAAGTGCACACCCTGCCGTATCGGAACCAAGCGCCTCTATGAGATGCTGGATAAAATCTCCAAGGGCAAGGGCACGATGAGCGATTTGGATAAGATGGAGGAGCTTTGCTATCACATCAAGGAAAACTCTCTCTGCGGCTTGGGCCAGACCGCCGCAAATCCTGTGCTTTCCACCCTGCGGTTTTTCCGGGATGAATACATTGCCCATGTGCAGGATAAGAGATGCCCGGCCGGTGTCTGCAAGGATCTGCTGAGCTATCTGATCATTCCCGAAAAGTGCAGAGGCTGCACCGCCTGCGCCCGTGTCTGCCCCACCGGTGCCATTTCCGGTTCGGTGAAGCAGGTTCATCTCATCGATCAGGCAAAGTGCATTAAGTGCGGCGCTTGTATGGAAAAATGCAGATTCGATGCCATCATCAAGCAATAG
- a CDS encoding DRTGG domain-containing protein — MTVKELADSLNLHVIAQGSWAGRPVAGCYLGDLLSRVMSHLEQDQVWITVMGNVNSVAVASLTDCACVLLCEDAPLTEDAQKRAAENNITVLSSSEPAYTLACRIGKLLETDQN; from the coding sequence ATGACTGTGAAAGAATTAGCTGATTCACTCAATTTGCATGTGATAGCCCAGGGCTCATGGGCAGGACGACCGGTAGCCGGCTGTTATCTGGGCGACCTTTTAAGCCGTGTTATGAGCCACTTGGAGCAGGATCAGGTGTGGATTACCGTAATGGGCAATGTCAATTCGGTTGCGGTGGCCTCCCTAACCGATTGTGCCTGTGTTTTGCTTTGTGAGGATGCGCCACTAACTGAGGATGCTCAAAAAAGGGCTGCCGAAAACAATATTACGGTACTATCCAGTTCAGAGCCTGCCTATACACTGGCTTGCCGCATAGGAAAACTGTTGGAAACGGATCAAAACTAA
- a CDS encoding DRTGG domain-containing protein yields the protein MQIKDVIRILDAEIISGGDLDQEIQSACGSDMMSDALAFVKESSMLLTGLINPQVVRTSEMLDVHCIVFVRGKIPGTDTIALAQERNIVLLSTRHRMFTACGLLYEGGLRGGAE from the coding sequence ATGCAGATCAAGGATGTAATCAGGATATTGGATGCAGAAATTATCAGTGGCGGCGATCTTGATCAGGAAATTCAATCTGCCTGCGGGAGCGATATGATGAGCGACGCACTGGCTTTTGTCAAAGAAAGCTCCATGCTGCTCACCGGTTTGATCAATCCGCAGGTCGTGCGCACCTCTGAAATGCTGGATGTTCACTGTATCGTGTTTGTCCGCGGCAAAATACCCGGAACCGATACCATTGCACTGGCTCAGGAAAGGAACATCGTTCTACTCTCAACCCGGCACCGAATGTTCACAGCCTGCGGTCTGCTCTATGAAGGTGGATTGCGAGGTGGTGCGGAGTGA
- a CDS encoding methionine ABC transporter permease yields MEKILNFLPELAVGTRDTLYMVGVSAVFSYLLGLPLGILLVLTARDGIAPNKPLNTVLGWIINLGRSIPFIIIVVALIPFTRLVVHTFIGPTAAIVPLVVAAAPFVARVVESSLKEIDQGVVEAAQAMGATKLQIIFKVLVPECIPSLVRGFSITAITLVGYSAMAGAVGGGGLGDLAIRYGFHRYQADIMMVTVVLLVVMVALIQLGLGYLAKRLDKRNRT; encoded by the coding sequence ATGGAGAAGATTCTGAATTTTTTACCGGAGCTGGCTGTAGGCACTCGGGATACCCTTTATATGGTGGGCGTTTCCGCTGTGTTTTCCTACTTGCTGGGGCTTCCTTTGGGCATTCTGCTGGTGCTGACAGCACGTGACGGCATTGCCCCCAACAAACCTTTGAATACTGTTCTGGGCTGGATTATCAATCTGGGGCGCTCCATTCCTTTTATTATTATTGTTGTGGCACTGATTCCCTTTACGAGACTTGTGGTACATACCTTCATAGGCCCTACAGCCGCCATTGTGCCTTTAGTGGTAGCCGCCGCTCCCTTTGTGGCCCGTGTGGTGGAAAGCTCCCTCAAGGAGATCGACCAAGGGGTTGTGGAGGCTGCACAAGCCATGGGCGCCACCAAGCTGCAAATTATTTTTAAGGTGCTGGTGCCTGAGTGTATTCCGTCACTGGTTCGTGGTTTTTCCATAACTGCTATAACATTGGTTGGGTATTCTGCTATGGCCGGAGCGGTGGGCGGCGGCGGTCTAGGTGATTTGGCCATCCGCTATGGCTTTCACCGGTATCAGGCCGATATTATGATGGTCACCGTGGTTCTGCTGGTGGTTATGGTGGCGCTGATTCAGCTGGGTCTCGGGTACCTTGCCAAGCGTCTGGATAAACGCAACCGCACTTAA
- a CDS encoding PHP domain-containing protein — protein MPRFFYDLHLHSCLSPCADDDMTPWNLVHMSALCGQQIIALTDHNAAANCSAALAAASSAGIVVVPGMELCTAEEIHMICLFSDLEAALAFDEIVNSSRLSIFNKPEIFGNQLVVNDSDEIVSQIPHLLVAATQISVDALWELCQQHRGICFPAHIDRQSYSLSAVLGSFEKHHPFTCAEISLAGNVREQIALHPALKSRGILQSSDAHRLADIPDSTHTIELEECSAPCLIETLMKPDIAARLGICDKNM, from the coding sequence ATGCCCCGCTTTTTCTATGATCTGCATCTTCATTCCTGCCTTTCTCCCTGCGCCGACGATGATATGACCCCTTGGAATCTGGTTCACATGTCTGCTTTGTGCGGCCAGCAGATTATCGCTCTTACCGACCATAACGCAGCGGCAAATTGCTCTGCGGCTCTTGCCGCGGCTTCCTCTGCCGGCATTGTGGTTGTACCCGGTATGGAGCTGTGCACCGCAGAAGAGATTCATATGATTTGCCTGTTTTCTGATCTTGAAGCCGCCCTCGCTTTTGATGAAATAGTCAATAGCAGCAGGCTCTCCATTTTTAACAAACCTGAAATTTTTGGTAATCAACTGGTTGTAAACGATTCGGATGAAATTGTTTCCCAAATCCCTCATTTGCTGGTGGCCGCTACCCAAATCAGTGTGGATGCGCTTTGGGAACTGTGCCAACAGCATAGAGGCATTTGCTTCCCGGCTCATATTGATCGGCAAAGCTATAGCCTTTCCGCTGTTTTAGGCAGCTTTGAGAAGCACCATCCTTTTACTTGTGCGGAGATTTCTTTAGCCGGAAATGTAAGGGAACAAATCGCTTTGCATCCTGCACTGAAGAGCCGGGGCATTCTGCAAAGTTCAGACGCCCACCGTCTGGCCGATATTCCTGACAGCACTCATACCATTGAGCTGGAGGAATGCTCCGCTCCCTGTTTAATCGAAACTTTAATGAAGCCTGATATTGCCGCCCGGCTCGGGATATGTGACAAGAATATGTAA
- a CDS encoding [Fe-Fe] hydrogenase large subunit C-terminal domain-containing protein produces MSEFFHSVTLDAEKCRGCTNCLRRCPTQAIRVRDGKARILSEKCLDCGECIRVCPYHAKKAVFDSMDRMQEFDYTIALPAPTLYGQFNNLRNVDYVLTGLLQLGFDKVYEVSKSAEIISETTRRLMETGNLARPVISSACPAVVRLIRVRFPNLCHLVLPLVSPMHAAAKAAKVEAAAQTGLPLQRIGAFFITPCPAKVTDIRSPVGPDQSWVDGAFAISDIYPRLLEKMNRVEIPEPVADSGALGVSWASSGGESTALLREKYLAADGIENVIAVLENLDTEQVGELEFIELNACSGGCVGGVLTVANPFVAKARLHRLRNHLPPASIHPESNAASMRWENPLEYTRVMQLSDNLTEAMTMMQEIDRLCALLPGLDCGSCGAPTCRTHAEDIVKGNALLNDCLFILREQAEAAGINLSGLYHRTPEETEKPL; encoded by the coding sequence TTGTCAGAATTTTTTCACAGCGTAACCCTGGATGCAGAAAAATGCAGAGGCTGCACCAACTGTCTGCGCCGGTGCCCCACGCAGGCAATCCGTGTGCGGGACGGTAAGGCGAGGATTCTTTCGGAAAAATGTCTGGATTGCGGCGAATGCATCCGTGTCTGCCCTTATCATGCCAAAAAAGCGGTTTTCGATTCGATGGACCGTATGCAGGAGTTTGACTATACCATCGCCTTACCGGCACCCACCCTCTACGGCCAGTTTAATAATTTAAGAAATGTGGATTATGTCCTTACGGGCTTGCTTCAATTGGGCTTTGACAAGGTATATGAGGTCTCCAAAAGCGCCGAGATCATATCGGAGACTACCCGCCGGCTCATGGAGACAGGGAACCTTGCCCGCCCTGTTATCAGTTCTGCCTGCCCTGCTGTGGTGCGTCTGATTCGGGTGCGCTTTCCTAACCTGTGCCATTTGGTGCTTCCACTTGTTTCCCCCATGCATGCGGCCGCTAAAGCCGCCAAAGTGGAGGCTGCCGCACAAACCGGCTTGCCGCTCCAACGCATCGGGGCTTTTTTTATAACCCCCTGCCCGGCTAAGGTTACCGATATCCGCAGCCCTGTAGGCCCCGATCAAAGCTGGGTAGATGGCGCTTTTGCCATATCGGATATTTACCCACGCCTTTTGGAAAAAATGAACCGGGTAGAAATCCCCGAACCTGTAGCGGACAGCGGCGCTTTAGGGGTAAGCTGGGCCAGCAGCGGCGGGGAATCCACCGCTTTGCTCCGGGAAAAATATCTGGCCGCAGACGGCATTGAAAATGTGATTGCGGTTTTGGAAAATCTGGATACCGAGCAGGTAGGTGAGCTGGAATTCATTGAGCTGAACGCCTGTTCCGGGGGCTGTGTGGGCGGTGTGCTCACAGTGGCCAACCCTTTTGTGGCCAAGGCACGGCTTCACCGGCTGCGCAATCATTTGCCGCCTGCCTCCATCCACCCAGAAAGCAATGCTGCTTCCATGAGGTGGGAAAACCCTTTGGAATATACCCGGGTCATGCAGCTTTCCGATAACCTGACCGAAGCCATGACCATGATGCAGGAAATTGACCGGCTCTGTGCTCTTTTGCCGGGTCTGGACTGTGGCTCCTGCGGAGCGCCAACCTGCCGCACCCACGCCGAGGATATTGTAAAAGGGAATGCCCTGCTCAACGACTGCCTGTTTATCCTGCGGGAGCAAGCCGAAGCCGCAGGCATCAATCTTTCCGGCTTATATCACCGTACGCCGGAAGAAACGGAGAAGCCTTTATGA
- a CDS encoding (2Fe-2S) ferredoxin domain-containing protein, producing the protein MKSLEELKALREKARVGMGIRDDRTEKTRVVVGMATCGIAAGARPVLQSFVEEAAKENLDTVAITQTGCIGVCQYEPVVEVFEKDKPKITYVNMTAAKAIKVVHQHLIGGKVVTEYTIGAANK; encoded by the coding sequence ATGAAATCATTAGAAGAACTAAAGGCTCTGCGAGAAAAGGCCCGTGTTGGCATGGGCATCCGGGATGACAGAACAGAAAAGACCCGTGTGGTGGTGGGTATGGCTACCTGCGGCATTGCGGCGGGCGCACGGCCGGTGCTCCAATCCTTTGTGGAGGAAGCGGCTAAGGAAAATCTGGATACGGTCGCCATTACCCAAACCGGCTGCATCGGCGTGTGCCAGTATGAGCCTGTTGTGGAGGTTTTCGAGAAGGATAAGCCCAAGATTACCTATGTGAATATGACAGCGGCAAAAGCAATCAAGGTGGTTCATCAGCATCTCATTGGCGGCAAGGTGGTAACCGAGTATACCATCGGCGCTGCCAACAAGTAG